ACATCGCGTCAGGACAACAGCGCGGCCTCTGCCGCTGCGCCCCTGGCGTTGGGATCCTCGTCCGCGCCGGCGTCGTACCTGCGTAAGATGGCAACCTCCGCGTACCGGCAGGCGGAGCTGGCGTGGTCCGTGGACCCGTACCGCCCTGGCCTGCTGCTCGGGGTGTTCTGATATTCCTGGCAGGCTGTTCTTTCGGGATGCAGTGAGGGCATTTTTATTTTGAAAAAGGACGTTGCGAGAGGGGAAACCTTTTGCAACAGGTTCTCCCCTCTCGCGCTCTCCCCTTCCAAAACTTTGATAGTGACCTTGAATCACAATAAAAGTCTTTGGAAAGGGGGTTCGGGGGAAGAACCTTTCTTGAGAAAGGTTTTCCCCCGAGAACTCCTTTCAAAGATACCTTGCCCTAGCGCGTCTTGCCGTCCCCTTCGGCCTGGAGACTGTGAATGAGGCTGCGCAGCACCTGGGCCTGCTCGGCCAGCTGGTCCACGACCCCGGAGGACTGGCGCATGGCCTGGGCCACGATGGAGGAGATGCGGTTGATGTCGTCGATGTTCCTGGTGATCTCGTCGCTGGCGGCGGACTGTTCCTCGGCGGCGGCGGCGATGGAGCGCACCTGATCCGTGGCGGCATCTACCAGACTGACGATCTGCTCCAGGGCGCTGCCGGAGCGGCCGGCCTTGGTGGTGGCCTCGTCGATGAGCCGGGAGGCGGCGTCGAAGTTGGCGATATTGGTGTTGGCTCCCTGCTGGATGGCGGCAATGGCGGCGCCGACTTCCCTGGTGGCGTGCATGGTTTTTTCGGCGAGCTTGCGCACCTCGTCAGCCACCACGGCAAAGCCTCGGCCGGCGTCGCCGGCTCTGGCGGCTTCGATGGCGGCGTTCAGGGCCAGCAGGTTGGTCTGGTCGGCAATGTCGTTAATCACCACCATCACCTGACTGATTTCCTCGGCCTGCTTGCCCAGGGCGTGCATGTCGCGGGTCAGCCCCTTGGCCTGGGCCAGCACCTGTTCAATGCTTTGCACCACCTGGGCCACCACCTGGGCGCCGGCGGTGGCTTCGCGCTTGGCGTGGTCCACGGTGTCCGCGGCCTGCCCGGCATTGCGGGCCACCTCCAGCACGGTGGCGTTCATTTCTTCCATGGCCGTGGCGGTTTCGCCCAGGCGGCGGGCCTGTTCCTCGGTGCCCCGGCTGGATTCCCCCACCTGACCGGCCAGTTCCCCGGAGGCGGAGTGGATGACCGTGGCAGCGCCTTCCAGGCGGGCTGCGGCGGCCAGCATGCCTTCGCGCCGGGCCTGTTCGGCAGTGGCAAGGGCTGCCTCGGCCTGGCTCATGGCGGTCTGGGCCGTGGCGGCGTGTTCTTCCGCTTCCATGGTCTTGGCGTTGGCCATGGCGATTTTGGATTTGAGGGATTCCACCATCTCCCGCAAGGCATCGGCCAGCACGCCGATTTCATCGCGCTGGTGGATGTCGATGGGCCGGTCCAGATCGCCGGCGGCCACGGCCTGGGCCGCACGCATGATGCGGTTCACGGGGGTGACGATGAGCCGCGTCACGCCGAAAACCAGCACCATCAGCAGCGCCAGCCCGCCCAGGCTCAGCAGCAGCAGCAGGCGTTGCGTGGCATGGACGCTTTCCAGCATCCTGGCCTGGGGCAGGGTGATCAGAAAGCTCCAGGCTCCCTCTGCCCCTTCCAGGGTGATGGGGGTGATGCTGTACAGCATGGATTGGTTGGCGACTGCCGACAGCTGGTCGTATTGGAAGGCGGCACCCTGGGCCAGGGCCTTTTCGAAGCCTGCCTTGTGTTCCGCAGGGACGAAATCCTTGGCATTTTTGCCGATGAAGCTCTTGTCAGGGTGGGCCACGATCATGCCGGTATTGGAGAGCAGCATGCCGTAGCCAGTCTCGAAAATGGAAATGCGTGCAGCCATGGCCTGGAGGTTTTCCAGGCTCAGGTCCACCCCGGTCACGCCCTTGCCCTGCTGGAGCATGGGCACGCACACGCTGATCATCATGCGATCCTGGCCTGCCACCTCGTACACCGTGGGTTCGGTGAGGAAGAGTTTGCCCGTCTGCAGGGGGGTCCAGTACCATTTTTCGCCGGGATCGCGGCTGGTGGCGAGCACGGGGGTGGCGAAGGTCTCCTCAAGGCCCTGGGTGCCGCGGATGACATAGGGCAGGAAGCGGCCGGATTCCTCATGCAGGGCATTGGCCTTGATGAACTCGGCGTCGCGGCCGTCGAAGGCGTTGGGGTCCCAGGCGGTCCAGGCGCCGAAGATGGTCGGGAAGCTCTCCAGCGTGCGATGCAGCAGGCTGGCCACCACGGTGCGGTCCGGCTGGGGGCGGGCGCGTTCGTTGGTCACGCCGGCGGCCAGGGCCTTGCCGGCGGCGATGGCGGCATCCAGGTCGCTTTTGACCAGATTGGCGTACCGTGCGCTGATTTCATGGGCCAACTGCCGGGTGTCGGCCGTGGATTGCTCCTGAATCTGCATTCGTACCACCAGCAGGATGGCCAGCAAGACGAGGATGGCCGCCAGGCTGACCGGCAGCAAAATCTTGTTGCGCATTTTCAGATGGTTGAACATTGCAGCATCCTGGGGTTGAGGGTGGATGGAGGAGGGCACGCCGCACACGTTCCCGGCACTGCCTTTCTTACGGGAAAGGTGTGACAGGATGTTGAACGGCTGCCCGTCCCAGATGGCATGGTGACAGTTGTCTCAACTTAGAGCATAAAAGGCTACGAAACAAGAGGGAATCAGTTTAAAACGCCCCCTGTCCGCGGTTCCGGGCAAGGGGCGTTTTAAACAACAAACAGTCTGGAGCATGTCAGCAGGCGTTTTTGCCCTGTTCCTTTTCGGCGTACATGGCGGCGTCTGCCTGGGCCAGCAGGGTGTCCAGGGTCATGCCGGGGGCATACATGGCCACTCCGCAACTCACGCGCAGGGGGCCACAGGGCAGGCTGGAGGAACGCGTGTGCAGGGAGTGCTGCAGCCGTTCCACCAGGGCGGCGGCTTCCCCGGCCGTGCATTCGGCCAGCAGCAGGAATTCGTCCCCGCCAAAGCGGAACAGGGCGTCCATGGGGCGGATGTTGGCGCGGACGATGTTGGCCACGGCCTTGAGGGCTTCGTCCCCGGTGAGGTGGCCGAATTTGTCGTTGATTTCCTTGAAGCGGTCCACGTCCATGGCCACGGCGGCAAAGTCGCGTCCCTGCCTGCCGTGGCGGGAGACGGCGCGCTGGAAGAAGTGATCCAGGGAGCGGCGGTTCAGGCAGCCGGTGAGCTCGTCGTGCATGGCGAGGAATTCCAGCCGGCCCTGGAAGTAGTTCACGGCCAGGACCACGATGACGATGATGATGAGGGACGCTGCCGCGCCCACGCCCAGGGTGGTCATGAGGTTTTTGCGGGCGGCGCCCAGCACATCGCGCTCGTTCTGTTCGACAATGAGAAACCAGTTGAGTTCCGGGATGTAACGGGACGTGAGCTGGGTGACGCCGTCCTCGTTTTCGTAGCTCAGGTCCACATGGTCCTTGCCGGCGTCGAGGATCATCCGCGCCACCTTGCCGATGCCGGGTTGGTCGTGGATGTTCACCTGCTCCACCAGACTGGTATCCATGTGGGCCTGGATCACGCCCCGGGGGTCCACCAGATAGATGCGGCGCAGGTACGTGGCCTGGGTGGTGCGGATGATGTCTGCCACAGCCTTCAGCTCCAGACCCACGCCGGTCACGCCCAGCAGGCGGCCGGCGGTGTCCTGGACCCGGAAGTTGATGAAGATGGTCAGGGTGTTGTTGGCGGCTTGGTTGGCGTCCACGTCCAGGTCGTATTCCATGCCCGAGTTGGCGAAGGTGTAGTACCAGACGTCGTGGGCATCTTCCTTGGAAACGGTCTTCAGCACGCCGTTGTAGTGATAATAGCGCGACGTTTTCGCCGAGACGAAAAATGTGCTGAAGTAGCCGTATTTTTTGTGGATGCCATCCAGAAAGCGCTGCACCTGGCCTTCGTCCTGCTCGCCGCGCTGTGTCCATTCCTTCAAAAAGTTGTCGTTGGCCATGAGGGAGGAGACGTGCAGGGGCTGCATCAGACTTTTCAGGATTTCCGAATAGATGGTGTCCCGTGTCAAGGGCAGGGCCGACGTGGTGAGCTCCTTGAGCGCCGCGGAGCGGGAGACGGCGTAGTTGACCAGACTGGTGGCCGCAAAGGCCGCCACCAGCACGGTGGAAAGCAGCAGGATGAGACGGGACTTGATCGTCATGCAACGCTCGCCGGGGGGGCTGGACTGTTGGAAGGGGAGTTTGCCATGGTGTACGTTGTGGGGCGGGAGACGGTCAAGGCACAACCCTGGGTTTGCCCGCGTAGGGTTTGCCCGCGCAGGGTTTGCCTGTACGGCGGTGTTGCCGGGCATTGCCGTTCTGCGCGGATGGGGGTATGCTTATGGTGTTGTTCCGTCAACAACACGCCATCATATCCAGCCACTCTATCCCCGCAAGGAGGACGGCCTCATGCCCGCTTTTGGTCAGCCGCCGCATCCGCAGTTCGACACCGCCCTGAAAGTGGGCCGCCCGCCCAACGTGCAGGCGCTGTTCCCCCATTCCCGCGCGCTTCTTGTCAGCGGCAAAGTTGTGGACCGGGCCATGCTCGCCAAGGGCCACGCCATGACCATTGCCGCCAACGGGCGCAGCCACTTTGTCATCCGCGGCACGCTCCTGGCCGCCCAACGCGCCAACGCCGCGGTGATTCTGGAAATCGCCAAGAGCGAAGGCGGCGCCGCCCAGTACTGCGCCACCACCATGTGGAACCTGGCCCGTCAGGTGGACGCCATGTGCAACGAACTGGGCATCACCGTGCCCGTGGCCGTGCACACGGACCATTATGGCATCAAGAACCCGGCCGATCTGGAAAAGGCCAAGGTGGAGATCCCCACGCTGTTCGAAGCCGGCGTCACCTCCATCGCCATCGACGCCTCCCACCTGCCCGATGACGAAAACCTCCTGGCCAACATCCTCCTGAAGGATTACGTGCCCACCTGGGCTGGCTACGAAACAGAAGTTGGCGAGATCAAAGGCAAAGCCGGCCTCTCCACCCCGCAGGAAGCGCTCTTTTTGATCCAGGGGCTGAACGCTCACGGCATTCATCCGGATTGGATCGCCCTGAACAACGGCACCACCCACGGCATCGAGGCCTCGGAAGCCGGCATTCAGGTGGAGCTG
This sequence is a window from Megalodesulfovibrio gigas DSM 1382 = ATCC 19364. Protein-coding genes within it:
- a CDS encoding methyl-accepting chemotaxis protein, with the protein product MFNHLKMRNKILLPVSLAAILVLLAILLVVRMQIQEQSTADTRQLAHEISARYANLVKSDLDAAIAAGKALAAGVTNERARPQPDRTVVASLLHRTLESFPTIFGAWTAWDPNAFDGRDAEFIKANALHEESGRFLPYVIRGTQGLEETFATPVLATSRDPGEKWYWTPLQTGKLFLTEPTVYEVAGQDRMMISVCVPMLQQGKGVTGVDLSLENLQAMAARISIFETGYGMLLSNTGMIVAHPDKSFIGKNAKDFVPAEHKAGFEKALAQGAAFQYDQLSAVANQSMLYSITPITLEGAEGAWSFLITLPQARMLESVHATQRLLLLLSLGGLALLMVLVFGVTRLIVTPVNRIMRAAQAVAAGDLDRPIDIHQRDEIGVLADALREMVESLKSKIAMANAKTMEAEEHAATAQTAMSQAEAALATAEQARREGMLAAAARLEGAATVIHSASGELAGQVGESSRGTEEQARRLGETATAMEEMNATVLEVARNAGQAADTVDHAKREATAGAQVVAQVVQSIEQVLAQAKGLTRDMHALGKQAEEISQVMVVINDIADQTNLLALNAAIEAARAGDAGRGFAVVADEVRKLAEKTMHATREVGAAIAAIQQGANTNIANFDAASRLIDEATTKAGRSGSALEQIVSLVDAATDQVRSIAAAAEEQSAASDEITRNIDDINRISSIVAQAMRQSSGVVDQLAEQAQVLRSLIHSLQAEGDGKTR
- a CDS encoding sensor domain-containing diguanylate cyclase, which produces MTIKSRLILLLSTVLVAAFAATSLVNYAVSRSAALKELTTSALPLTRDTIYSEILKSLMQPLHVSSLMANDNFLKEWTQRGEQDEGQVQRFLDGIHKKYGYFSTFFVSAKTSRYYHYNGVLKTVSKEDAHDVWYYTFANSGMEYDLDVDANQAANNTLTIFINFRVQDTAGRLLGVTGVGLELKAVADIIRTTQATYLRRIYLVDPRGVIQAHMDTSLVEQVNIHDQPGIGKVARMILDAGKDHVDLSYENEDGVTQLTSRYIPELNWFLIVEQNERDVLGAARKNLMTTLGVGAAASLIIIVIVVLAVNYFQGRLEFLAMHDELTGCLNRRSLDHFFQRAVSRHGRQGRDFAAVAMDVDRFKEINDKFGHLTGDEALKAVANIVRANIRPMDALFRFGGDEFLLLAECTAGEAAALVERLQHSLHTRSSSLPCGPLRVSCGVAMYAPGMTLDTLLAQADAAMYAEKEQGKNAC
- a CDS encoding class II fructose-bisphosphate aldolase; its protein translation is MPAFGQPPHPQFDTALKVGRPPNVQALFPHSRALLVSGKVVDRAMLAKGHAMTIAANGRSHFVIRGTLLAAQRANAAVILEIAKSEGGAAQYCATTMWNLARQVDAMCNELGITVPVAVHTDHYGIKNPADLEKAKVEIPTLFEAGVTSIAIDASHLPDDENLLANILLKDYVPTWAGYETEVGEIKGKAGLSTPQEALFLIQGLNAHGIHPDWIALNNGTTHGIEASEAGIQVELTAEIHAALAPYKLSGAQHGTSGNSSAKLREIAAKTATTKANVATALQMLSWGVQVNEYGNAVLDEAKRLIKEPGKGVTEDLWTELVAYADAKGLSAGDYKKLNLPFECRMLGLPKDVRDRMAEAVAGFVEELLVDVFNAKDTAPLAIDAILAANSYDLGPKVGVIEDPAEWTEDKIRARAKTIESDKGPEGDFDD